The following is a genomic window from Citrifermentans bemidjiense Bem.
CTTCTTGATGTTGTAGAAGACCTCGTGCCCGCGGAACTGCGCAACATCGTCCAGCTCGTCCTCGATCCTGAGGAGCTGGTTGTACTTGCAGACGCGGTCGGTGCGGCAGAGCGAACCGGTCTTGATCTGGCCCGCGTTAACCGCCACTGCCAGGTCGGCAAGGGTGGTGTCCTCGGTCTCGCCGGAGCGGTGCGAGATGACGCAGGTGTAGCCGGCGCGCTTGGCCATCTCGATGGCGTCGAGGGTCTCGGTCAGGGTGCCGATCTGGTTCAGCTTGATCAGGATGGAGTTGGCGATCCCTTTCTTGATCCCTTCCTTGAGGATGGAGGGGTTGGTGACGAACAGGTCGTCGCCCACGATCTGGATGCGTTTGCCGAGGCGGTCGGTGAGCTTTTTCCAGCCGTCCCAGTCGTTTTCGGCCATGCCGTCTTCGATGGAGACGATGGGGTACTTGTTGACGAGGTTCTCGTAGAAGTCGACCAGCTGGTCCGCGGTCTTCTTGGACTCCGCCTCGTTCTCGAGGGTGTAGACGCCGTTTTCGAAGAGTTCGGAAGACGCGACGTCGAGCGCCAAAAGTACTTCTTCGCCCGGCTTGTAGCCGGCCTTGACGATGGCTTCCATGATGACTTCCAGCGCTTCCTCATTGGACTTGAGGTTCGGCGCGAAGCCCCCTTCGTCGCCGACCGCCGTGTTGTACCCTTTGCCCTTGAGGACGCTCTTCAGCGCGTGAAAAATCTCCGCGCCCATCCTGAGAGCTTCCTTGAAGTTGGCGGCGCCGGCGGGCATGATCATGAATTCCTGGATGTCGACGTTGTTGTCGGCGTGGGCCCCGCCGTTGATGATGTTCATCATGGGCAGCGGCAGCTCTTTTGCGTTGCATCCGCCGATGTACTGGTACAGCGGCACTCCGACTTCTTCCGCTGCGGCCTTGGCTACGGCCAGGGAAACGCCGAGGATGGCGTTGGCGCCCAGGCGGCTCTTGAATTCGGTGCCGTCGAGCTCCAGCATCTTCTTGTCGATCCCAACCTGGTCGGTCGCATCCATGCCGGTGATCTCGTCGGCGATGATGTCGTTAACGTTGGAGACAGCCTGTTCCACGCCTTTGCCGAGGTAGCGCCCCTTGTCGCCGTCACGCAGCTCCAGTGCTTCGCGCTCGCCGGTCGATGCGCCGGACGGAACCGCAGCCCTTCCCATAACGCCGGAATCCAGGAATACCTCTACTTCAAGCGTAGGATTCCCCCTGGAATCAAGGATCTCTCTGGCATAAACGTCGGTTATCTGGCTCATCTGTTCCCCCTAGGTTGAATTAAATTACGAAGAGACTACGACGCCCCCTCTTAATTGAGTTCCGTTATATAACATTTCTGCACCTAAATGGAAGGGACTTTTGTAAAATTTTGCTAACTTGCTGTCAGAGCTGCTGTTCCCAAGGTTTTTGGTTTAGATTGACAGTAATCCGGCATTAGATATATATTGTCCCCTTGCGTGCCAACCTGCAGCCTCTGTCCTCATGACACGGGAACTATAGATATAATGCCCACCGAAAGCGGCGACAAAAAACAGAAGAGCTCACTCATCCGGCTCTGTGACAGCTGGTTGGAAGCAGTTGCCCAAGGCTTCTCCTGTGACAAGTATGAAAAGCGCAGCCGCTTTATCATGCTCTTCCTCACAGCTTTATTCCTCACCCTGCTCATCATCCCGAGTCCGCAGTTCCTCACGGTCAACTACCGCGAAGGCGACATCGCTACTTCGGATATCCGCGCCACCCAGGATTACCTCATCGAGGATCTCCTGCTCACCGAGAAAAAGCGCGCCGAGGCCGAGGCCGTGGCCCCGTTTATCTACAGTCTCGCCCAAAACGGAAACATAGACCTGGTGCGCCGCTTCGAGGAGGCGCTGGAACTCATGCGCGACTCCGGGCAGGGGGAGGCGCGCCGCAACGCCATCGCCGGCGTCCTGGGGGTCGACATCTCGACACAGGAGTTCGGGGCGCTGTCGCGGATCAGGCAGGAGCGGGCCTTTCTCTCCGATCTGGGAAGGCAGCTCGCCCCCGTTTACCGTCATCGCATCGTCGCCGACCGCTCCAATTTCGCCGCCGATCTGCGCCACGGCATCGTGGTCCTGGACGAGACCACAAGGCAGGAAGTGGCGGGTGGGGACTACTCCTCCAGCATCGACCTCCCAGCGGCCAGGCGCGCCTTTCGCGGCGTCTACCTGACCCAGGGCGCCTCGGCGCATGACCTCGAGATTCTCAAGGGGGTGGCGCAGCGGATGATCGCCCCCAACCTGAGCTTCGACCGCAACTTAACCGACGACAAGAAAAGCGAGGCGCGCGCCGCGGTGCGCCCGGTCCTTTTCAAGATGAAGCGCGGCGAGATGATCGTCCGGGTCGGGGAGCGGGTCACCTCCGAACAGGCGATGAAGCTGGAGAAGATCTACAAGGCGAAGAACCGCGCCCCGGTCCTCACCGGGCTCGGCATCTTCGGGCTGGTCGTCGTGCTCTGCTACGTCCCGTTTCGCTTCGGCCGCAAGAACATCCGCAAGTTCAGCCCGAGCAACAAGGACATCCTGCTTTTGTCGCTCTTGACGGTGGGGAACTTCGCGGTGCTGAAGCTGGTCTCCGCCGTTTCCACCGCCATGGGGGGACTCTTCCCCAGCATCGACACCGCGAGCTACTTCTACGTCTTCCCCTTTGCCGCCAGCGCCATCATCGTCAGGATCATCCTCAACTCCGAGGTAGCGCTGGTTTACTGCGCCGTCACCGCCCCCCTCACCGGCATCATGCTGAACAACTCGCTGCTGGTGGTGATCTACGCCCTCTTGGGGGGGATCGTGGGAGCCCACGGCGTGCGCCAGTGCAAGGAGCGCGGGACCATCTACAGCGCCGGTTTCAAGGTGAGCGTGGTCAACATGGCGCTAGCCGTCTGCTTCTACGTCTACAGCGACAGCCATTTCTCGCTGCAGACCGTTTACTGCGTAGCCTTCGCCCTTCTGGGGGGCCTCATCAACGCGGTCTTCGCCTCGGGAACCATCCCGCTCATCGAGGCGCTCTTCCAGTACACGACGGACGTGAAGCTCCTCGAACTCGCCAACCTCAATTCGCCGCTTTTGCGCGAGCTGATGATCCGCGCCCCCGGGACCTACCACCATAGCGTGCTCGTGGGGAACATGGTGGAGGCGGGAGCCGAGGCGATCAACGCGAACCCGCTCCTGGCCCGCGTAGCCGCCTACTACCACGACGTCGGCAAGCTCAAGAAGCCGCAGTACTTCATCGAGAACATCCGCGACGGCGAGAACCGCCACGACAAGCTCTCACCGAGCATGAGCGCGCTGATCCTCATCTCGCACATGAAGGAAGGGGTGGAACTCGCCAAGGAGCACCGGGTAGGGCAGCCGATCATCGAGATCATCCGCCAGTCCCACGGCACCTCCCTGATCAGCTACTTCTACCTGAAGGCGAAGGGACTGGAGACCCCGGGCGCGCCGCCGGTTGAGGAGCGGGACTTCCGCTACCCCGGCCCCAAGCCGCAGACCAGGGAAGCCGGCCTCGTGCTCCTGGCGGACTGCGTAGAGGCCGCCTCGCGCACCCTCACCGACCCGACCCCCGCCAGGATCCAGGGGATGGTGCAGAAGATCATCAACAACATCTTCATCGACGGGCAGCTCGACGAGTGCGAACTGACGCTCAAGAACCTGCACGAGATAGCGAAGAGTTTCAACCAGATACTTGCCGGGATCTACCACCAGCGCATAGACTACCCGGAGCCGGCCTACAAGGAGAAGAACATTGTCAAGAAGTGCCCAGAGGATTGCGATAGCGAACCGCCAAAGGCGGATCCCGGTCGGGACGACGGCGTTGCGAAAGGTGGCGCAGAGGATCTTAGACGCCTTGGGATGTCCTGAGGCCGAACTCTCCATCAGCATCGTCGGCGACCGCGCCATCAGGGTCATCAACCGCGATTACCTGGGGCGGGACAAGGCAACCAACGTGATTTCGTTCGCCATGCAGGAAGGGGAGTTCGGTGCAGTAAACCCGGAACTGCTGGGGGACGTGGTGATCTCGGTGGACACCGCAGCGCGCGAGGCGGAGGAGGCGGGGGAAACCTTCCTAAGCCGCCTCTACTTCCTGCTTATGCACGGCATCCTGCACATCACCGGCTACGATCACGAAAGAAGCGGCGAGGCTGAGGCGGCCCGCATGGAGGCGAAGGAACGCGAGATCTTCGCCCTCTTGGTCGGGGAAGGTCTTGTCTAGCGTCCGCAGGGGGAAGCGATGAAGCCCACGAGCTTCGTCGAATCGGTGAACTGCGCCATAGAGGGAATCCTCTACACGGCGCGGACGCAAAAGCACATGCGGCACCATTTTCTGGCCGCGTTGGTGGTGCTGGTCGCCGCCCTCCTCTTGCGGGTCACCCTGCTGGAGTTCATGCTGCTGGCGCTCGCCATCAGCTTCGTGCTTTTTGCCGAGCTTTTGAACACCGCCATCGAGGTGGTGGTGGACATGATCTCCCCGGAGTTCAACCCCATGGCCAA
Proteins encoded in this region:
- the eno gene encoding phosphopyruvate hydratase, which encodes MSQITDVYAREILDSRGNPTLEVEVFLDSGVMGRAAVPSGASTGEREALELRDGDKGRYLGKGVEQAVSNVNDIIADEITGMDATDQVGIDKKMLELDGTEFKSRLGANAILGVSLAVAKAAAEEVGVPLYQYIGGCNAKELPLPMMNIINGGAHADNNVDIQEFMIMPAGAANFKEALRMGAEIFHALKSVLKGKGYNTAVGDEGGFAPNLKSNEEALEVIMEAIVKAGYKPGEEVLLALDVASSELFENGVYTLENEAESKKTADQLVDFYENLVNKYPIVSIEDGMAENDWDGWKKLTDRLGKRIQIVGDDLFVTNPSILKEGIKKGIANSILIKLNQIGTLTETLDAIEMAKRAGYTCVISHRSGETEDTTLADLAVAVNAGQIKTGSLCRTDRVCKYNQLLRIEDELDDVAQFRGHEVFYNIKK
- the ybeY gene encoding rRNA maturation RNase YbeY, translating into MGCPEAELSISIVGDRAIRVINRDYLGRDKATNVISFAMQEGEFGAVNPELLGDVVISVDTAAREAEEAGETFLSRLYFLLMHGILHITGYDHERSGEAEAARMEAKEREIFALLVGEGLV
- a CDS encoding HD family phosphohydrolase, translating into MPTESGDKKQKSSLIRLCDSWLEAVAQGFSCDKYEKRSRFIMLFLTALFLTLLIIPSPQFLTVNYREGDIATSDIRATQDYLIEDLLLTEKKRAEAEAVAPFIYSLAQNGNIDLVRRFEEALELMRDSGQGEARRNAIAGVLGVDISTQEFGALSRIRQERAFLSDLGRQLAPVYRHRIVADRSNFAADLRHGIVVLDETTRQEVAGGDYSSSIDLPAARRAFRGVYLTQGASAHDLEILKGVAQRMIAPNLSFDRNLTDDKKSEARAAVRPVLFKMKRGEMIVRVGERVTSEQAMKLEKIYKAKNRAPVLTGLGIFGLVVVLCYVPFRFGRKNIRKFSPSNKDILLLSLLTVGNFAVLKLVSAVSTAMGGLFPSIDTASYFYVFPFAASAIIVRIILNSEVALVYCAVTAPLTGIMLNNSLLVVIYALLGGIVGAHGVRQCKERGTIYSAGFKVSVVNMALAVCFYVYSDSHFSLQTVYCVAFALLGGLINAVFASGTIPLIEALFQYTTDVKLLELANLNSPLLRELMIRAPGTYHHSVLVGNMVEAGAEAINANPLLARVAAYYHDVGKLKKPQYFIENIRDGENRHDKLSPSMSALILISHMKEGVELAKEHRVGQPIIEIIRQSHGTSLISYFYLKAKGLETPGAPPVEERDFRYPGPKPQTREAGLVLLADCVEAASRTLTDPTPARIQGMVQKIINNIFIDGQLDECELTLKNLHEIAKSFNQILAGIYHQRIDYPEPAYKEKNIVKKCPEDCDSEPPKADPGRDDGVAKGGAEDLRRLGMS